A single window of Larimichthys crocea isolate SSNF chromosome XII, L_crocea_2.0, whole genome shotgun sequence DNA harbors:
- the raver1 gene encoding ribonucleoprotein PTB-binding 1 isoform X4 has translation MAAAVSVSTAARDESTDTGLSFASRPLHENYDLAAEHENWIPGDRRQPKPETGEEDSASERECQRRVDEDLTSLSLEEIESRLERTRREFYNRRKIIIKNLPSDVSNQEVHELLGNYDLKYCFVDKYKGTAFVTLLNGEQAQSAIKDFHQHVLRDREISVQLQPTDALLCIANLPCAFTQQQFEELVRPFGNLERCFLVYSASTGHSKGYGFVEYMKKDSAARAKSELLGKQLGSRMLYVHWTEVGSLTYPQLHSKCLCVDRLPPRLLTAQDLRNALADTHAPAFCQLAQGQDGSFRRFAVLEFATAEMAEEAQRLTDGRLLGGTHIRVSFCAPGLPGRSMLAALIAAQTMAVNRGKGLLPDPTAMQILTGLNNPATLKMLLNPLSQGHKQGLLGAAPTMPLLANPAVSAALLQILLQNQAKAQQAFLGNHLLWAQVLHNKENPLVPCAGLIGENPLAALPVQQGVHLLGDLPQGGVVPGLGLQTDPLNPLKPMPLGRALAREQESPTAACNFPQTSSPTLQGISMPLMGGMMGADGLTAQGVSILGDPPKDVNHPQSAFLSVNNVFPSGGSCRPHPYRKRLGSNVSNQHTRQSIQPNYNLRYQDSYSPDYPPLHQDPLAHLYEQQENLDLGALAGFGQQLSRHSDYSERFSQYGYPPSPPLSYFSSGTEASCNSSLPATQLNRAVGMPPMSRTANYPPGLGNVVKTPIGSHKRAFSRLIPSPEPSPEGSYVGQHSQGLGGHYADSYLKQRRIFLNTAECFLL, from the exons ATGGCGGCCGCTGTGTCTGTTAGTACAGCTGCCAGAGATGAAAGCACAGACACAGGACTCAGTTTCGCCTCTCGTCCGCTTCACGAAAACTACGACCTCGCCGCGGAGCACGAAAACTGGATTCCCGGAGACCGCCGACAACCCAAGCCCGAAACGGGCGAGGAGGACTCGGCGTCTGAACGCGAGTGTCAGCGGAGGGTCGACGAGGACCTGACATCGCTGAGCCTAGAAGAGATTGAGAGCCGCCTGGAGAGAACTCGCCGGGAGTTTTACAACCGTAGaaaaatcatcataaaaaaCCTGCCCTCCGACGTTAGCAATCAG GAGGTCCATGAGCTGTTGGGAAACTATGACTTGAAGTACTGCTTTGTCGACAAATACAAGGGCACAG CATTTGTGACACTGCTAAATGGGGAACAAGCGCAGAGTGCCATCAAAGACTTCCACCAGCATGTGCTACGGGACAGGGAGATCTCCGTACAGCTGCAGCCAACAGATGCTCTGCTATGCATCGCCAACTTGCCCTGTGCTTTCACCCAGCAGCAGTTTGAGGAGTTGGTGCGACCCTTTGGTAACCTGGAGCGCTGCTTTCTGGTGTACAGCGCCTCCACGGGGCATTCTAAGGGCTATGGCTTTGTCGAGTACATGAAGAAGGACTCTGCAGCTCGGGCCAAGTCAGAGCTATTGGGAAAGCAGCTGGGTTCCCGCATGCTTTATGTCCACTGGACTGAGGTGGGCTCCCTCACATACCCGCAGCTGCACTCTAAATGCCTGTGCGTGGACCGCCTGCCCCCAAGGCTCCTGACAGCCCAAGACCTACGCAACGCCCTGGCTGATACCCACGCACCGGCCTTCTGCCAG TTGGCTCAAGGACAAGATGGAAGCTTTCGCCGGTTTGCCGTGTTGGAGTTTGCCACAGCTGAAATGGCTGAGGAGGCACAGCGACTGACTGATGGGAGGCTACTGGGTGGGACGCACATCAGGGTGTCCTTCTGTGCCCCTGGCCTTCCTGGAAGAAGCATGCTGGCTGCCCTGATTGCTGCCCAAACCATG GCTGTGAATAGGGGTAAAGGTCTCCTCCCTGATCCTACAGCCATGCAGATACTGACGGGCCTCAATAACCCTGCCACGCTCAAGATGCTGCTCAACCCACTGTCACAGGGACACAAACAAG GCCTCCTCGGGGCAGCTCCTACGATGCCCCTGCTGGCCAACCCTGCCGTCTCCGCTGCCCTACTCCAGATACTCCTTCAGAACCAGGCCAAGGCCCAGCAG GCATTTCTGGGAAATCATCTTCTCTGGGCTCAGGTGCTGCACAATAAGGAAAATCCTCTAGTGCCTTGT GCAGGACTCATCGGGGAgaatcctctggctgctctgcctgTCCAGCAGGGAGTCCATCTGCTTGGAGACCTGCCCCAAG GTGGTGTAGTCCCAGGTCTTGGTCTCCAGACAGATCCTCTAAACCCCCTGAAGCCAATGCCACTTGGCAGAGCCCTGGCAAGGGAGCAGGAGTCACCCACAGCAGCATGCAACTTCCCCCAGACTTCCTCTCCCACTCTGCAAGGCATCTCCATGCCCCTGATGGGTGGCATGATGGGAGCAGATGGTCTCACAGCACAAGGG GTTTCCATACTAGGAGATCCTCCCAAAGATGTGAACCATCCCCAGAGTGCCTTCCTCAGCGTCAACAATGTTTTTCCCTCAG GAGGAAGCTGCAGACCTCATCCCTATAGGAAGAGGCTAGGAAGTAATGTGTCCAACCAGCACACACGCCAGAGCATACAACCAAACTACAACCTGCGCTACCAAGATTCTTACAGCCCCGACTATCCTCCACTACACCAG GATCCCCTGGCCCATTTGTATGAACAGCAGGAGAACCTTGATCTCGGGGCCTTGGCAGGATTTGGTCAGCAG ctctctcgTCACTCTGACTACAGTGAGAGGTTTTCCCAGTACGGTTATCCTCCCAGCCCACCCCTGTCCTACTTCAGCTCTGGGACTGAGGCCTCCTGTAACAGTAGCCTTCCAGCCACTCAGCTCAACAGG GCTGTGGGAATGCCTCCTATGAGTCGCACTGCCAACTACCCTCCAGGCCTGGGGAACGTTGTAAAG ACTCCCATTGGTAGCCACAAGCGCGCTTTCTCCCGCCTCATCCCATCTCCGGAGCCAAGCCCTGAGGGCAGCTATGTGGGCCAGCACTCCCAGGGCCTCGGTGGCCATTATGCAGACTCGTACCTTAAGCAAAGGCGTATTTTTCTAAATACAGCTGAATGCTTCTTGCTGTAA
- the raver1 gene encoding ribonucleoprotein PTB-binding 1 isoform X3 has translation MAAAVSVSTAARDESTDTGLSFASRPLHENYDLAAEHENWIPGDRRQPKPETGEEDSASERECQRRVDEDLTSLSLEEIESRLERTRREFYNRRKIIIKNLPSDVSNQEVHELLGNYDLKYCFVDKYKGTAFVTLLNGEQAQSAIKDFHQHVLRDREISVQLQPTDALLCIANLPCAFTQQQFEELVRPFGNLERCFLVYSASTGHSKGYGFVEYMKKDSAARAKSELLGKQLGSRMLYVHWTEVGSLTYPQLHSKCLCVDRLPPRLLTAQDLRNALADTHAPAFCQLAQGQDGSFRRFAVLEFATAEMAEEAQRLTDGRLLGGTHIRVSFCAPGLPGRSMLAALIAAQTMAVNRGKGLLPDPTAMQILTGLNNPATLKMLLNPLSQGHKQGLLGAAPTMPLLANPAVSAALLQILLQNQAKAQQAFLGNHLLWAQVLHNKENPLVPCQAGLIGENPLAALPVQQGVHLLGDLPQGGVVPGLGLQTDPLNPLKPMPLGRALAREQESPTAACNFPQTSSPTLQGISMPLMGGMMGADGLTAQGVSILGDPPKDVNHPQSAFLSVNNVFPSGGSCRPHPYRKRLGSNVSNQHTRQSIQPNYNLRYQDSYSPDYPPLHQDPLAHLYEQQENLDLGALAGFGQQLSRHSDYSERFSQYGYPPSPPLSYFSSGTEASCNSSLPATQLNRAVGMPPMSRTANYPPGLGNVVKTPIGSHKRAFSRLIPSPEPSPEGSYVGQHSQGLGGHYADSYLKQRRIFLNTAECFLL, from the exons ATGGCGGCCGCTGTGTCTGTTAGTACAGCTGCCAGAGATGAAAGCACAGACACAGGACTCAGTTTCGCCTCTCGTCCGCTTCACGAAAACTACGACCTCGCCGCGGAGCACGAAAACTGGATTCCCGGAGACCGCCGACAACCCAAGCCCGAAACGGGCGAGGAGGACTCGGCGTCTGAACGCGAGTGTCAGCGGAGGGTCGACGAGGACCTGACATCGCTGAGCCTAGAAGAGATTGAGAGCCGCCTGGAGAGAACTCGCCGGGAGTTTTACAACCGTAGaaaaatcatcataaaaaaCCTGCCCTCCGACGTTAGCAATCAG GAGGTCCATGAGCTGTTGGGAAACTATGACTTGAAGTACTGCTTTGTCGACAAATACAAGGGCACAG CATTTGTGACACTGCTAAATGGGGAACAAGCGCAGAGTGCCATCAAAGACTTCCACCAGCATGTGCTACGGGACAGGGAGATCTCCGTACAGCTGCAGCCAACAGATGCTCTGCTATGCATCGCCAACTTGCCCTGTGCTTTCACCCAGCAGCAGTTTGAGGAGTTGGTGCGACCCTTTGGTAACCTGGAGCGCTGCTTTCTGGTGTACAGCGCCTCCACGGGGCATTCTAAGGGCTATGGCTTTGTCGAGTACATGAAGAAGGACTCTGCAGCTCGGGCCAAGTCAGAGCTATTGGGAAAGCAGCTGGGTTCCCGCATGCTTTATGTCCACTGGACTGAGGTGGGCTCCCTCACATACCCGCAGCTGCACTCTAAATGCCTGTGCGTGGACCGCCTGCCCCCAAGGCTCCTGACAGCCCAAGACCTACGCAACGCCCTGGCTGATACCCACGCACCGGCCTTCTGCCAG TTGGCTCAAGGACAAGATGGAAGCTTTCGCCGGTTTGCCGTGTTGGAGTTTGCCACAGCTGAAATGGCTGAGGAGGCACAGCGACTGACTGATGGGAGGCTACTGGGTGGGACGCACATCAGGGTGTCCTTCTGTGCCCCTGGCCTTCCTGGAAGAAGCATGCTGGCTGCCCTGATTGCTGCCCAAACCATG GCTGTGAATAGGGGTAAAGGTCTCCTCCCTGATCCTACAGCCATGCAGATACTGACGGGCCTCAATAACCCTGCCACGCTCAAGATGCTGCTCAACCCACTGTCACAGGGACACAAACAAG GCCTCCTCGGGGCAGCTCCTACGATGCCCCTGCTGGCCAACCCTGCCGTCTCCGCTGCCCTACTCCAGATACTCCTTCAGAACCAGGCCAAGGCCCAGCAG GCATTTCTGGGAAATCATCTTCTCTGGGCTCAGGTGCTGCACAATAAGGAAAATCCTCTAGTGCCTTGT CAGGCAGGACTCATCGGGGAgaatcctctggctgctctgcctgTCCAGCAGGGAGTCCATCTGCTTGGAGACCTGCCCCAAG GTGGTGTAGTCCCAGGTCTTGGTCTCCAGACAGATCCTCTAAACCCCCTGAAGCCAATGCCACTTGGCAGAGCCCTGGCAAGGGAGCAGGAGTCACCCACAGCAGCATGCAACTTCCCCCAGACTTCCTCTCCCACTCTGCAAGGCATCTCCATGCCCCTGATGGGTGGCATGATGGGAGCAGATGGTCTCACAGCACAAGGG GTTTCCATACTAGGAGATCCTCCCAAAGATGTGAACCATCCCCAGAGTGCCTTCCTCAGCGTCAACAATGTTTTTCCCTCAG GAGGAAGCTGCAGACCTCATCCCTATAGGAAGAGGCTAGGAAGTAATGTGTCCAACCAGCACACACGCCAGAGCATACAACCAAACTACAACCTGCGCTACCAAGATTCTTACAGCCCCGACTATCCTCCACTACACCAG GATCCCCTGGCCCATTTGTATGAACAGCAGGAGAACCTTGATCTCGGGGCCTTGGCAGGATTTGGTCAGCAG ctctctcgTCACTCTGACTACAGTGAGAGGTTTTCCCAGTACGGTTATCCTCCCAGCCCACCCCTGTCCTACTTCAGCTCTGGGACTGAGGCCTCCTGTAACAGTAGCCTTCCAGCCACTCAGCTCAACAGG GCTGTGGGAATGCCTCCTATGAGTCGCACTGCCAACTACCCTCCAGGCCTGGGGAACGTTGTAAAG ACTCCCATTGGTAGCCACAAGCGCGCTTTCTCCCGCCTCATCCCATCTCCGGAGCCAAGCCCTGAGGGCAGCTATGTGGGCCAGCACTCCCAGGGCCTCGGTGGCCATTATGCAGACTCGTACCTTAAGCAAAGGCGTATTTTTCTAAATACAGCTGAATGCTTCTTGCTGTAA
- the raver1 gene encoding ribonucleoprotein PTB-binding 1 isoform X5 — translation MAAAVSVSTAARDESTDTGLSFASRPLHENYDLAAEHENWIPGDRRQPKPETGEEDSASERECQRRVDEDLTSLSLEEIESRLERTRREFYNRRKIIIKNLPSDVSNQEVHELLGNYDLKYCFVDKYKGTAFVTLLNGEQAQSAIKDFHQHVLRDREISVQLQPTDALLCIANLPCAFTQQQFEELVRPFGNLERCFLVYSASTGHSKGYGFVEYMKKDSAARAKSELLGKQLGSRMLYVHWTEVGSLTYPQLHSKCLCVDRLPPRLLTAQDLRNALADTHAPAFCQLAQGQDGSFRRFAVLEFATAEMAEEAQRLTDGRLLGGTHIRVSFCAPGLPGRSMLAALIAAQTMAVNRGKGLLPDPTAMQILTGLNNPATLKMLLNPLSQGHKQGLLGAAPTMPLLANPAVSAALLQILLQNQAKAQQQAFLGNHLLWAQAGLIGENPLAALPVQQGVHLLGDLPQGGVVPGLGLQTDPLNPLKPMPLGRALAREQESPTAACNFPQTSSPTLQGISMPLMGGMMGADGLTAQGVSILGDPPKDVNHPQSAFLSVNNVFPSGGSCRPHPYRKRLGSNVSNQHTRQSIQPNYNLRYQDSYSPDYPPLHQDPLAHLYEQQENLDLGALAGFGQQLSRHSDYSERFSQYGYPPSPPLSYFSSGTEASCNSSLPATQLNRAVGMPPMSRTANYPPGLGNVVKTPIGSHKRAFSRLIPSPEPSPEGSYVGQHSQGLGGHYADSYLKQRRIFLNTAECFLL, via the exons ATGGCGGCCGCTGTGTCTGTTAGTACAGCTGCCAGAGATGAAAGCACAGACACAGGACTCAGTTTCGCCTCTCGTCCGCTTCACGAAAACTACGACCTCGCCGCGGAGCACGAAAACTGGATTCCCGGAGACCGCCGACAACCCAAGCCCGAAACGGGCGAGGAGGACTCGGCGTCTGAACGCGAGTGTCAGCGGAGGGTCGACGAGGACCTGACATCGCTGAGCCTAGAAGAGATTGAGAGCCGCCTGGAGAGAACTCGCCGGGAGTTTTACAACCGTAGaaaaatcatcataaaaaaCCTGCCCTCCGACGTTAGCAATCAG GAGGTCCATGAGCTGTTGGGAAACTATGACTTGAAGTACTGCTTTGTCGACAAATACAAGGGCACAG CATTTGTGACACTGCTAAATGGGGAACAAGCGCAGAGTGCCATCAAAGACTTCCACCAGCATGTGCTACGGGACAGGGAGATCTCCGTACAGCTGCAGCCAACAGATGCTCTGCTATGCATCGCCAACTTGCCCTGTGCTTTCACCCAGCAGCAGTTTGAGGAGTTGGTGCGACCCTTTGGTAACCTGGAGCGCTGCTTTCTGGTGTACAGCGCCTCCACGGGGCATTCTAAGGGCTATGGCTTTGTCGAGTACATGAAGAAGGACTCTGCAGCTCGGGCCAAGTCAGAGCTATTGGGAAAGCAGCTGGGTTCCCGCATGCTTTATGTCCACTGGACTGAGGTGGGCTCCCTCACATACCCGCAGCTGCACTCTAAATGCCTGTGCGTGGACCGCCTGCCCCCAAGGCTCCTGACAGCCCAAGACCTACGCAACGCCCTGGCTGATACCCACGCACCGGCCTTCTGCCAG TTGGCTCAAGGACAAGATGGAAGCTTTCGCCGGTTTGCCGTGTTGGAGTTTGCCACAGCTGAAATGGCTGAGGAGGCACAGCGACTGACTGATGGGAGGCTACTGGGTGGGACGCACATCAGGGTGTCCTTCTGTGCCCCTGGCCTTCCTGGAAGAAGCATGCTGGCTGCCCTGATTGCTGCCCAAACCATG GCTGTGAATAGGGGTAAAGGTCTCCTCCCTGATCCTACAGCCATGCAGATACTGACGGGCCTCAATAACCCTGCCACGCTCAAGATGCTGCTCAACCCACTGTCACAGGGACACAAACAAG GCCTCCTCGGGGCAGCTCCTACGATGCCCCTGCTGGCCAACCCTGCCGTCTCCGCTGCCCTACTCCAGATACTCCTTCAGAACCAGGCCAAGGCCCAGCAG CAGGCATTTCTGGGAAATCATCTTCTCTGGGCTCAG GCAGGACTCATCGGGGAgaatcctctggctgctctgcctgTCCAGCAGGGAGTCCATCTGCTTGGAGACCTGCCCCAAG GTGGTGTAGTCCCAGGTCTTGGTCTCCAGACAGATCCTCTAAACCCCCTGAAGCCAATGCCACTTGGCAGAGCCCTGGCAAGGGAGCAGGAGTCACCCACAGCAGCATGCAACTTCCCCCAGACTTCCTCTCCCACTCTGCAAGGCATCTCCATGCCCCTGATGGGTGGCATGATGGGAGCAGATGGTCTCACAGCACAAGGG GTTTCCATACTAGGAGATCCTCCCAAAGATGTGAACCATCCCCAGAGTGCCTTCCTCAGCGTCAACAATGTTTTTCCCTCAG GAGGAAGCTGCAGACCTCATCCCTATAGGAAGAGGCTAGGAAGTAATGTGTCCAACCAGCACACACGCCAGAGCATACAACCAAACTACAACCTGCGCTACCAAGATTCTTACAGCCCCGACTATCCTCCACTACACCAG GATCCCCTGGCCCATTTGTATGAACAGCAGGAGAACCTTGATCTCGGGGCCTTGGCAGGATTTGGTCAGCAG ctctctcgTCACTCTGACTACAGTGAGAGGTTTTCCCAGTACGGTTATCCTCCCAGCCCACCCCTGTCCTACTTCAGCTCTGGGACTGAGGCCTCCTGTAACAGTAGCCTTCCAGCCACTCAGCTCAACAGG GCTGTGGGAATGCCTCCTATGAGTCGCACTGCCAACTACCCTCCAGGCCTGGGGAACGTTGTAAAG ACTCCCATTGGTAGCCACAAGCGCGCTTTCTCCCGCCTCATCCCATCTCCGGAGCCAAGCCCTGAGGGCAGCTATGTGGGCCAGCACTCCCAGGGCCTCGGTGGCCATTATGCAGACTCGTACCTTAAGCAAAGGCGTATTTTTCTAAATACAGCTGAATGCTTCTTGCTGTAA
- the raver1 gene encoding ribonucleoprotein PTB-binding 1 isoform X2: MAAAVSVSTAARDESTDTGLSFASRPLHENYDLAAEHENWIPGDRRQPKPETGEEDSASERECQRRVDEDLTSLSLEEIESRLERTRREFYNRRKIIIKNLPSDVSNQEVHELLGNYDLKYCFVDKYKGTAFVTLLNGEQAQSAIKDFHQHVLRDREISVQLQPTDALLCIANLPCAFTQQQFEELVRPFGNLERCFLVYSASTGHSKGYGFVEYMKKDSAARAKSELLGKQLGSRMLYVHWTEVGSLTYPQLHSKCLCVDRLPPRLLTAQDLRNALADTHAPAFCQLAQGQDGSFRRFAVLEFATAEMAEEAQRLTDGRLLGGTHIRVSFCAPGLPGRSMLAALIAAQTMAVNRGKGLLPDPTAMQILTGLNNPATLKMLLNPLSQGHKQGLLGAAPTMPLLANPAVSAALLQILLQNQAKAQQQAFLGNHLLWAQVLHNKENPLVPCAGLIGENPLAALPVQQGVHLLGDLPQGGVVPGLGLQTDPLNPLKPMPLGRALAREQESPTAACNFPQTSSPTLQGISMPLMGGMMGADGLTAQGVSILGDPPKDVNHPQSAFLSVNNVFPSGGSCRPHPYRKRLGSNVSNQHTRQSIQPNYNLRYQDSYSPDYPPLHQDPLAHLYEQQENLDLGALAGFGQQLSRHSDYSERFSQYGYPPSPPLSYFSSGTEASCNSSLPATQLNRAVGMPPMSRTANYPPGLGNVVKTPIGSHKRAFSRLIPSPEPSPEGSYVGQHSQGLGGHYADSYLKQRRIFLNTAECFLL; the protein is encoded by the exons ATGGCGGCCGCTGTGTCTGTTAGTACAGCTGCCAGAGATGAAAGCACAGACACAGGACTCAGTTTCGCCTCTCGTCCGCTTCACGAAAACTACGACCTCGCCGCGGAGCACGAAAACTGGATTCCCGGAGACCGCCGACAACCCAAGCCCGAAACGGGCGAGGAGGACTCGGCGTCTGAACGCGAGTGTCAGCGGAGGGTCGACGAGGACCTGACATCGCTGAGCCTAGAAGAGATTGAGAGCCGCCTGGAGAGAACTCGCCGGGAGTTTTACAACCGTAGaaaaatcatcataaaaaaCCTGCCCTCCGACGTTAGCAATCAG GAGGTCCATGAGCTGTTGGGAAACTATGACTTGAAGTACTGCTTTGTCGACAAATACAAGGGCACAG CATTTGTGACACTGCTAAATGGGGAACAAGCGCAGAGTGCCATCAAAGACTTCCACCAGCATGTGCTACGGGACAGGGAGATCTCCGTACAGCTGCAGCCAACAGATGCTCTGCTATGCATCGCCAACTTGCCCTGTGCTTTCACCCAGCAGCAGTTTGAGGAGTTGGTGCGACCCTTTGGTAACCTGGAGCGCTGCTTTCTGGTGTACAGCGCCTCCACGGGGCATTCTAAGGGCTATGGCTTTGTCGAGTACATGAAGAAGGACTCTGCAGCTCGGGCCAAGTCAGAGCTATTGGGAAAGCAGCTGGGTTCCCGCATGCTTTATGTCCACTGGACTGAGGTGGGCTCCCTCACATACCCGCAGCTGCACTCTAAATGCCTGTGCGTGGACCGCCTGCCCCCAAGGCTCCTGACAGCCCAAGACCTACGCAACGCCCTGGCTGATACCCACGCACCGGCCTTCTGCCAG TTGGCTCAAGGACAAGATGGAAGCTTTCGCCGGTTTGCCGTGTTGGAGTTTGCCACAGCTGAAATGGCTGAGGAGGCACAGCGACTGACTGATGGGAGGCTACTGGGTGGGACGCACATCAGGGTGTCCTTCTGTGCCCCTGGCCTTCCTGGAAGAAGCATGCTGGCTGCCCTGATTGCTGCCCAAACCATG GCTGTGAATAGGGGTAAAGGTCTCCTCCCTGATCCTACAGCCATGCAGATACTGACGGGCCTCAATAACCCTGCCACGCTCAAGATGCTGCTCAACCCACTGTCACAGGGACACAAACAAG GCCTCCTCGGGGCAGCTCCTACGATGCCCCTGCTGGCCAACCCTGCCGTCTCCGCTGCCCTACTCCAGATACTCCTTCAGAACCAGGCCAAGGCCCAGCAG CAGGCATTTCTGGGAAATCATCTTCTCTGGGCTCAGGTGCTGCACAATAAGGAAAATCCTCTAGTGCCTTGT GCAGGACTCATCGGGGAgaatcctctggctgctctgcctgTCCAGCAGGGAGTCCATCTGCTTGGAGACCTGCCCCAAG GTGGTGTAGTCCCAGGTCTTGGTCTCCAGACAGATCCTCTAAACCCCCTGAAGCCAATGCCACTTGGCAGAGCCCTGGCAAGGGAGCAGGAGTCACCCACAGCAGCATGCAACTTCCCCCAGACTTCCTCTCCCACTCTGCAAGGCATCTCCATGCCCCTGATGGGTGGCATGATGGGAGCAGATGGTCTCACAGCACAAGGG GTTTCCATACTAGGAGATCCTCCCAAAGATGTGAACCATCCCCAGAGTGCCTTCCTCAGCGTCAACAATGTTTTTCCCTCAG GAGGAAGCTGCAGACCTCATCCCTATAGGAAGAGGCTAGGAAGTAATGTGTCCAACCAGCACACACGCCAGAGCATACAACCAAACTACAACCTGCGCTACCAAGATTCTTACAGCCCCGACTATCCTCCACTACACCAG GATCCCCTGGCCCATTTGTATGAACAGCAGGAGAACCTTGATCTCGGGGCCTTGGCAGGATTTGGTCAGCAG ctctctcgTCACTCTGACTACAGTGAGAGGTTTTCCCAGTACGGTTATCCTCCCAGCCCACCCCTGTCCTACTTCAGCTCTGGGACTGAGGCCTCCTGTAACAGTAGCCTTCCAGCCACTCAGCTCAACAGG GCTGTGGGAATGCCTCCTATGAGTCGCACTGCCAACTACCCTCCAGGCCTGGGGAACGTTGTAAAG ACTCCCATTGGTAGCCACAAGCGCGCTTTCTCCCGCCTCATCCCATCTCCGGAGCCAAGCCCTGAGGGCAGCTATGTGGGCCAGCACTCCCAGGGCCTCGGTGGCCATTATGCAGACTCGTACCTTAAGCAAAGGCGTATTTTTCTAAATACAGCTGAATGCTTCTTGCTGTAA